One Gossypium hirsutum isolate 1008001.06 chromosome A11, Gossypium_hirsutum_v2.1, whole genome shotgun sequence genomic window carries:
- the LOC107923192 gene encoding UDP-glycosyltransferase 83A1 translates to MGNPHLLVVPYPAQGHVIPFMELSQNLAKQGIKISFVNTEFNHKRVIDAFGKKLDENGLLHLVSVPDGLEDGEDRNQIGNLTERLCQVMPGQLKELIDKVNGSDDNKISCVLADISLGLAFDVAAEQGIPTAGLWPASMFQLMFFLRIPKLIEDGLIDGNGTPLMKHKMFQLSPMTPVIQPINFAWLSFGNSPSTQKFMFDFLRLNNKAVETADWILCNSSLELEPEACNLVPKVLPIGPLSAANRFGNLSGNFWSEDPTCLQWLNQQSPGSVIYVAFGSSTVFDEIHFQELALGLELTKKPFLWVVREYIIKGKHQFYPQGFKERVSNQGKIVSWAPQVAVLGHSSIACFISHCGWNSTIEGVSNGVPFLCWPCFSDQFLNESYIYDIWKVGFKLKRDERGTIRKEEIRTKVEQLVGDEDFKTRAVGYEKCR, encoded by the exons ATGGGGAATCCACATCTTTTGGTAGTACCATATCCAGCACAAGGTCATGTTATTCCTTTCATGGAACTCTCCCAAAATTTAGCAAAACAAGGCATCAAAATCAGCTTTGTTAACACCGAGTTTAATCACAAGAGAGTCATCGATGCTTTCGGCAAGAAGCTGGATGAAAATGGCTTACTTCATCTAGTTTCAGTCCCCGATGGTTTGGAAGATGGGGAAGATAGGAATCAGATAGGGaatttaactgaaagattatgcCAGGTTATGCCTGGTCAACTGAAGGAGTTAATCGATAAGGTTAATGGATCTGATGATAATAAGATTTCATGTGTTTTAGCTGATATAAGCCTGGGGTTGGCGTTTGATGTTGCAGCGGAGCAGGGGATTCCTACAGCGGGCTTGTGGCCCGCGTCGATGTTTCAGCTAATGTTCTTCCTTCGTATCCCCAAGCTTATTGAAGATGGATTGATTGATGGCAATG GCACTCCACTTATGAAACATAAGATGTTTCAGTTGTCACCAATGACGCCTGTTATACAGCCGATAAATTTTGCATGGCTTAGCTTTGGTAACTCTCCttcaacacaaaaatttatgtttgattttttaaGGCTAAACAACAAAGCTGTGGAAACAGCAGATTGGATACTTTGTAACTCAAGTTTGGAGTTGGAGCCAGAAGCGTGCAACTTGGTTCCCAAAGTCTTACCCATAGGCCCACTTTCAGCAGCTAATCGGTTCGGAAACTTATCAGGGAATTTTTGGTCCGAGGATCCGACTTGTTTGCAGTGGCTGAATCAACAATCACCTGGTTCAGTTATATATGTCGCATTTGGTAGTTCTACAGTTTTTGACGAAATCCACTTCCAAGAGTTAGCTTTGGGACTTGAACTCACCAAGAAGCCATTCCTTTGGGTAGTAAGAGAGTATATTATCAAAGGAAAACACCAGTTTTACCCACAAGGGTTTAAAGAAAGAGTGAGCAATCAAGGTAAGATCGTTAGTTGGGCACCGCAAGTAGCAGTTTTGGGTCATTCCTCCATTGCTTGCTTTATAAGTCACTGTGGGTGGAATTCCACCATTGAAGGTGTAAGCAATGGGGTGCCTTTCTTATGTTGGCCATGCTTTTCTGACCAGTTTCTGAATGAGAGTTACATTTATGATATTTGGAAGGTTGGATTTAAACTTAAAAGGGATGAAAGAGGGACCATTAGAAAAGAAGAGATAAGAACCAAGGTGGAACAATTGGTTGGTGATGAAGATTTCAAAACAAGAGCCGTTGGTTACGAAAAGTGTCGGTGA